From a single Shewanella denitrificans OS217 genomic region:
- a CDS encoding MFS transporter, with product MAGTSPSGNDLTEVKQLGMWASITSLGYIFWLVGGMELVERIAYYGVKASAGLYAKSPVSEGGLGINLHDYGIILAVWALLQTFIPVISGGISDRVGYKETIFVSTIIKISGYLAMALMPDFWGFLIGAMLLAAGTGIFKPGIQGTLVLSTKRENTSMAWGIFYQVVNIGGFLGPLVAVHMRQLSWDNVFYACAAIISLNFLFLLAYKEPGKQDRLERARKVKSGEIKQEALWRDALRELKKPVVIYYMLVFAGFWFLYNSLFDVLPIHISEWVDTSIIVTSLFGPEGTSNGILQFWLGLNNEGTKVMPEGMLNINTGMIMTSCFLVAAFTAKYRVTTAMFIGCLLSIAAIMLVGVFNAAWMIVLAIAMFSFGEMMISPKKNEFMGNIAPEGKKAMYLGFVMLPQGIGWTLEGYFAPKLYQIYASKEVFSREDLIIRGMSQADVDAIPQGEAFTRLVEFSGMQAQELTHLLYEAHNIGMAWYIIGAIGIISAVGIYLYGKWLLGLQRQEAALQGQPA from the coding sequence ATGGCTGGGACAAGCCCGAGTGGCAACGATTTAACCGAAGTAAAACAGCTGGGAATGTGGGCCTCCATCACCAGCTTAGGTTACATTTTCTGGCTAGTTGGCGGCATGGAGCTGGTTGAACGAATCGCTTATTACGGCGTTAAAGCCAGTGCTGGTCTGTATGCTAAATCCCCAGTATCCGAAGGCGGCCTTGGCATAAATCTACATGACTACGGCATCATTCTTGCGGTTTGGGCACTATTGCAAACCTTTATACCTGTAATAAGCGGTGGCATTTCAGACCGTGTGGGTTACAAAGAGACCATTTTTGTCTCCACTATAATCAAAATCTCAGGATATCTTGCCATGGCGTTGATGCCTGATTTTTGGGGATTTCTTATTGGCGCCATGCTACTTGCCGCAGGTACTGGGATATTTAAGCCTGGCATTCAGGGCACCTTAGTGCTTTCCACCAAGCGAGAAAACACCTCCATGGCGTGGGGAATTTTCTATCAAGTGGTCAATATTGGTGGCTTCCTCGGCCCATTGGTTGCTGTGCATATGCGTCAGTTATCTTGGGATAATGTGTTCTATGCCTGCGCGGCGATTATCTCATTAAACTTCTTATTTTTACTGGCTTACAAGGAGCCTGGTAAACAAGACAGGTTAGAGCGTGCCCGCAAAGTAAAGTCCGGTGAAATCAAGCAAGAGGCACTGTGGAGAGATGCCCTGCGTGAGCTTAAAAAGCCCGTTGTTATCTATTACATGCTGGTGTTTGCAGGTTTTTGGTTTTTATATAATTCACTGTTTGATGTACTGCCTATTCACATTTCTGAATGGGTGGATACCAGCATTATCGTCACCTCTTTATTTGGTCCAGAAGGCACAAGTAACGGCATATTGCAGTTTTGGCTTGGGTTAAATAATGAAGGTACTAAGGTGATGCCTGAAGGCATGCTTAACATTAATACCGGCATGATCATGACCTCTTGTTTCTTAGTCGCCGCCTTTACCGCTAAATATAGGGTCACCACCGCCATGTTCATCGGCTGCTTATTAAGCATTGCCGCCATCATGTTGGTTGGGGTATTTAACGCCGCCTGGATGATAGTGCTGGCCATTGCTATGTTCTCATTTGGCGAGATGATGATAAGCCCGAAAAAGAATGAGTTTATGGGTAATATCGCCCCTGAAGGCAAGAAAGCCATGTATTTGGGTTTTGTGATGCTGCCACAGGGCATAGGTTGGACTTTAGAAGGTTATTTTGCCCCTAAGCTTTATCAAATCTATGCCTCTAAAGAAGTGTTTTCTCGGGAAGATTTAATCATTCGCGGCATGAGCCAAGCGGATGTGGATGCCATACCTCAAGGGGAAGCCTTCACTCGACTGGTTGAGTTTTCCGGCATGCAGGCACAAGAGCTGACTCACTTACTCTATGAGGCCCATAATATCGGCATGGCTTGGTACATTATTGGCGCCATTGGGATTATTTCCGCTGTGGGCATTTATCTCT